A genomic segment from Pediococcus acidilactici encodes:
- a CDS encoding aryl-sulfate sulfotransferase encodes MKKIRGWLIFAVVLVVALVAVAGWEYTVHSKTDLLSEEQIIKNLGTQLVTENSTTALTKKYAKIVKDGDYDLKNPYIKVNPYKTSPLTALVYFKTPEKAKVSYTIEGKSDKTSITNSVKGYQTKHQLPIVGLYADYENTVKITVKYQSGKKETRTIKIKTGKLPKYLDQNDVKVTKNDKSKMQIGDNELTLVDRTAKQVYAIDADGQIRWYSTNWNQHMFEQLKNGHIMVLNKSSENGKYNLLTETDYLGRIYRQYSFDGTLGGNLSHEVTVIHHDIAELPNGNLLLTVSDGSKYTEDTVVELNRKTGKIVRVLDFKQILPASMYQDSKQKASDGNIGTDWLHINALDYNSKTGKLLVSARNQDLVMQLDYATGKLDWVFSGKDKNSWPVKYRNKVLSPTGNTKVTGGQHGVYLLDQKGDQETIMLYDNNIAVQNGDKKTSGKYSAATVYQIDQQKKTVTQKWSYGESLGQANFTPIIGYAQRLANGNTLINFGYKNDGKESNIVEVDGDGNQVFNATLSNNPADKTYAYRAYRIQFYPPNYHFDVTK; translated from the coding sequence GTGAAAAAAATTCGGGGATGGCTAATTTTTGCGGTTGTTTTAGTGGTCGCGTTGGTTGCGGTCGCGGGGTGGGAATACACCGTGCACTCCAAAACCGACCTACTATCCGAAGAGCAAATTATTAAAAATCTGGGAACGCAGTTAGTTACCGAGAATAGCACCACCGCCTTAACCAAAAAGTACGCTAAAATTGTTAAAGATGGCGACTATGATTTAAAAAATCCATACATAAAGGTGAATCCGTACAAGACTTCACCATTAACGGCGTTGGTATACTTTAAAACGCCGGAAAAAGCTAAAGTTAGCTACACGATTGAAGGAAAATCGGACAAGACCTCAATCACTAATTCGGTGAAGGGGTACCAAACTAAGCACCAGTTACCGATTGTCGGCTTATATGCGGACTACGAAAATACTGTAAAAATTACCGTGAAGTACCAATCCGGTAAAAAAGAAACTCGCACAATTAAAATCAAGACCGGCAAGTTACCGAAGTACCTCGACCAAAATGACGTCAAGGTGACGAAGAACGATAAGTCGAAGATGCAAATTGGTGATAACGAGCTGACCCTGGTCGACCGGACCGCTAAACAAGTTTACGCGATCGACGCCGACGGCCAGATTCGCTGGTACTCCACCAACTGGAACCAGCACATGTTCGAACAGCTCAAGAACGGTCACATCATGGTCTTAAACAAGAGTTCCGAAAATGGGAAATACAACCTTCTCACGGAAACCGACTATCTAGGACGGATTTACCGGCAATATTCCTTTGACGGCACCCTCGGCGGCAACCTTAGTCACGAGGTAACCGTAATTCATCACGACATTGCCGAACTGCCAAACGGGAATTTATTGCTGACGGTTTCGGACGGAAGTAAATATACCGAAGATACGGTCGTGGAACTGAACCGGAAGACTGGTAAAATTGTGCGGGTGCTCGACTTTAAGCAAATCTTACCGGCTTCAATGTACCAAGATAGCAAGCAAAAGGCTAGTGACGGCAACATTGGTACCGATTGGCTGCACATTAACGCGCTCGACTATAATTCCAAGACGGGCAAACTGCTGGTTTCGGCGCGGAACCAAGATTTAGTTATGCAGTTAGATTACGCTACCGGTAAGCTCGACTGGGTCTTCTCGGGGAAGGACAAGAATAGTTGGCCGGTGAAATATCGTAATAAGGTTCTGAGTCCGACTGGCAATACCAAGGTTACCGGCGGACAACACGGCGTCTACCTTCTCGACCAAAAGGGCGACCAGGAAACCATCATGTTGTATGACAATAACATTGCCGTACAAAACGGGGATAAAAAGACTTCCGGGAAGTATTCCGCCGCCACGGTTTACCAAATTGACCAGCAAAAGAAGACCGTTACCCAAAAATGGTCGTACGGGGAATCACTGGGGCAGGCAAACTTTACGCCAATCATCGGTTATGCGCAGCGATTAGCTAACGGAAATACCTTGATTAATTTTGGCTACAAAAACGACGGAAAGGAATCGAACATCGTGGAAGTTGACGGCGACGGAAACCAGGTCTTTAACGCGACCTTGAGTAATAATCCGGCCGACAAGACC